One genomic region from Reichenbachiella ulvae encodes:
- a CDS encoding RICIN domain-containing protein, whose product MNRLKKVKGTLLGFCIAILICMGCTDDLGNENMLEPVEAELSSAAVGAAQIAGVNWADGRDNFVDGWVIPSGLDASDNYSTVSAKADAILSGFQTNMPGVNTVRLPINPPSVLESWWGAYSAAIDQAVDKDMKVIIAYWEGASSRDGIIDNMSDFWDMWDVVVAQYANESNVYFEVFNEPHGYSLSQLTTIYDDWLSEYPSVPRGRILLGGTGYSEDVKGVGADSRFSSCLLALHNYAFWTTHSTPSQWEQDWNNRIGSYASRTVVTEYGAGMTTGKNYNGSANGDNEVAYIQGSTNLFRNSSIGSVYWPGLRDGDSYSIQERSGSGTNITLSTTNQSGVDRIRYGWGENVSGGSGTTYYVIVNRNSGKALDVNGASTSDGANVIQWTSNGGQNQEWEIIDVGSGYSRIVNRNSGQDLDVNGGSTADGASVIQWPDNGGTNQQWEVIDNGGGYHRIINRNSGKALDVNGGSSSDGADVIQWPWSGGTNQQWELIEQ is encoded by the coding sequence ATGAACAGACTAAAAAAAGTGAAGGGAACCCTTCTTGGGTTTTGTATTGCAATTTTGATTTGCATGGGTTGTACTGATGACCTGGGTAATGAAAACATGTTGGAGCCTGTCGAGGCAGAACTTTCAAGTGCTGCAGTAGGTGCTGCACAAATTGCAGGTGTAAATTGGGCCGATGGCAGGGATAATTTTGTTGATGGATGGGTGATTCCATCAGGCTTAGATGCTTCGGACAATTATTCAACAGTGTCAGCTAAGGCTGATGCTATTCTTAGTGGTTTTCAAACCAACATGCCTGGAGTAAATACTGTAAGATTGCCGATTAATCCGCCTAGTGTACTAGAATCTTGGTGGGGGGCCTATTCAGCAGCCATTGATCAGGCAGTAGATAAGGATATGAAGGTAATAATAGCATATTGGGAAGGAGCTTCTTCTCGTGATGGCATCATTGATAATATGTCCGATTTTTGGGATATGTGGGATGTGGTAGTCGCTCAGTATGCTAATGAGTCTAACGTTTACTTTGAGGTATTTAATGAACCGCATGGATATTCCCTTTCGCAGCTAACTACAATCTATGACGACTGGCTTTCGGAGTACCCAAGTGTTCCTCGAGGAAGGATTTTACTAGGAGGAACTGGATATTCAGAGGATGTCAAAGGTGTTGGTGCCGATAGCCGATTTAGCAGTTGTCTTTTGGCTCTGCACAACTATGCCTTTTGGACTACACATTCTACGCCATCACAATGGGAACAAGACTGGAACAATCGAATTGGGTCTTATGCAAGTAGAACCGTTGTAACGGAATATGGAGCAGGTATGACTACTGGGAAAAATTACAATGGCTCTGCAAATGGAGATAATGAGGTAGCATATATACAAGGGTCAACTAACTTATTTCGAAATAGTAGTATTGGTAGTGTCTATTGGCCTGGTTTGAGAGATGGTGATTCGTATAGTATCCAGGAACGCAGTGGAAGTGGGACGAATATTACTTTGAGCACGACTAATCAGTCTGGTGTAGATAGAATCAGATATGGGTGGGGCGAAAACGTTTCAGGAGGTTCTGGGACTACGTATTATGTAATAGTCAATCGAAATAGTGGTAAAGCACTTGACGTGAATGGTGCCTCTACTAGCGATGGAGCTAACGTCATTCAGTGGACTAGCAATGGTGGACAAAACCAAGAGTGGGAGATTATAGATGTGGGTAGTGGATACTCTAGGATAGTCAATAGAAATAGCGGTCAGGATTTGGATGTTAATGGAGGTTCTACTGCGGATGGAGCTAGCGTAATTCAGTGGCCAGACAATGGAGGAACTAATCAACAATGGGAAGTCATTGATAATGGTGGAGGATATCATAGGATTATCAATCGAAACAGTGGGAAGGCTCTTGATGTAAATGGAGGTTCTTCAAGCGA
- a CDS encoding T9SS type A sorting domain-containing protein: protein MIGRDILKWAYLFIAFLWGIGSAQSVQGQYTVCSLYSDVESNEISSSLPKGVSEKELSYSFDKVFSHALSKWESLLGSPIPLNVEFVWDELENNALAVTTVQQLYALDAKPVYSSALYPVSLAESLLGQSLNSLSPDMKIAINSNVNWYYGLDANTPDNSFDLLTVLLHEIAHGLGVFSSASIQGNNTGTLGIEEGLLIYDYLLEDELGSPLTDYIGAPQELAHVLTSQKVYLNLGNTVNRLKVYTPSPFEEQSSISHFDTAGIQNSGLESLMIPVVSEGWNFHDIEKDLSLIAVLKAIGWLSDPESAVICYPNPSFDGWVQISPKSLSIEKVTVLDLKGKVTSWSWDSENNLLKLYEPGYYFVKLQFRDRITCIPVVILK from the coding sequence ATGATTGGAAGAGATATTCTAAAATGGGCATATCTATTCATAGCTTTTTTGTGGGGAATTGGAAGTGCACAAAGTGTTCAAGGACAATACACAGTTTGTAGTCTGTATTCGGATGTAGAATCGAATGAGATATCTTCTAGCTTACCAAAAGGAGTATCAGAGAAAGAACTTTCATACAGTTTCGATAAGGTATTTAGTCATGCTTTGTCAAAGTGGGAGAGCCTTTTAGGTTCTCCCATTCCATTGAATGTTGAATTTGTTTGGGATGAATTGGAAAATAATGCATTAGCTGTGACTACAGTCCAACAGCTATATGCTCTTGATGCAAAACCGGTATATTCCAGCGCTCTTTATCCAGTCTCTTTGGCAGAATCCCTTTTGGGACAATCACTAAATAGTCTTAGTCCGGATATGAAGATTGCTATCAATTCAAATGTCAATTGGTATTATGGACTAGATGCCAACACCCCCGATAATAGCTTTGATCTTCTGACTGTGTTGCTACATGAAATAGCACATGGTCTGGGAGTATTCTCTTCAGCTAGTATTCAAGGAAATAATACAGGGACATTGGGGATAGAGGAAGGCCTATTGATCTATGATTATTTACTTGAAGATGAATTAGGCAGCCCTTTGACCGACTACATAGGAGCTCCACAAGAATTGGCACATGTACTAACCAGTCAAAAGGTTTACCTCAATTTGGGAAATACTGTCAATAGATTAAAAGTATACACCCCTTCACCATTTGAGGAACAGTCTAGTATTAGTCATTTTGACACTGCAGGTATTCAAAATAGCGGTCTTGAATCTTTGATGATCCCAGTTGTTTCAGAAGGTTGGAATTTTCATGACATTGAAAAGGACCTCTCTTTAATTGCAGTTTTGAAAGCGATAGGTTGGTTGAGTGACCCTGAGAGTGCTGTTATTTGTTACCCTAATCCATCCTTTGATGGTTGGGTACAAATAAGCCCCAAAAGTTTGTCGATTGAAAAGGTTACTGTGCTTGATCTAAAAGGTAAGGTTACGAGTTGGAGTTGGGACTCTGAGAATAATCTCTTGAAACTATATGAGCCAGGGTACTATTTTGTCAAGTTGCAATTTCGAGATAGAATCACTTGTATTCCAGTTGTGATACTGAAATAA
- a CDS encoding glycoside hydrolase family 2 TIM barrel-domain containing protein has protein sequence MKKGVVIVCFLLLVLNVMAQMPKELEDPTVPSVSALDPRATFFQYQSETLATHSNKEEDKNYLSLNGVWNFYWAENPDKIPQGFYSKGYSTQGWQSIEVPSDWQMKGFGVPIYTNVKYPFEKNPPYIQKHYNPVGSYKKKFELPKEWKNRKVILHFGAVNSAFIVWINGHQVGIGKGSKTPREFDVTEYLKKGSNDISVQVYRWNDGSYLEDQDMWRLSGIERDVYLRALPETYLSDWFIKTELSDDYKNAKLSLETTWSGELTGAKVELALLNPKGEEVLKKQYNIERELVIEESIISPQLWSAEKPNLYQLQLQVTKGKAVSYLGQSIGFRKVEIKNKQLMVNGQPILIKGVNRHEHDEYEGHVVSRDDMLADVLLMKQHNINAVRTSHYPNDPYWYELCDKYGLYVVDEANIESHAMGSLWNDGYSLDKTLGNNPKWKEAHLNRVKRMVERDKNHPSVIIWSLGNEAGSGKNFEDAAQWIKSRDNSRPVQYEQAWTESYTDIVVPMYYRINDMQEYLTLGDDRPFILCEYMHAMGNSVGNIIDYWDLIESEPQLQGGFIWDWMDQGLKGKTTNGEDYFYGGDFGPADVPSDKDFCLNGLIFPDRSIKPALLEVERVYQNVKFKNWEIGKAEVSCDIFNYYAFTDANELDFEYQILADGKVVSEGKWDIGNIVPNKHKNAVLALPKASQQDQELLLNILVSRKDSLPGLSAGKVVARHQQALSGYKAYAHEVTSSEDFRTYENEEKLCVFGDRFSAAFSKKSGLLIEYTYDSESFLKQPLSPNFWRNPTNNDRGYQMQNSYAMWRGTDSQLTRFTYNQLSDGILEVMASLSYMDGAVHTEIKYVIGGDGSVAVDFTMVKSTDLPDIPRVGMRMQLPIEYANVNWYGRGPVENYIDRMQAADIGLYHAKVKDLETPYIVPQENGNRTDTRWLQILNSSGKGLKIIGKQPLEFSAHNYTLEDLDDFPEHRFELPRRALVELNIDLKQQGVGGDNSWGYKPLKKYRLSQDTYSYGFIIIPQG, from the coding sequence ATGAAAAAGGGAGTTGTAATAGTTTGTTTTTTGCTTTTGGTATTGAATGTGATGGCTCAAATGCCAAAGGAATTGGAAGATCCCACAGTTCCATCTGTTAGCGCTTTGGATCCTCGAGCGACATTTTTTCAGTATCAGAGTGAGACTCTAGCTACTCACAGTAATAAAGAAGAAGATAAAAACTACTTAAGTTTAAATGGTGTCTGGAACTTTTACTGGGCAGAAAACCCTGATAAAATACCACAGGGCTTTTATTCTAAAGGATATAGCACTCAAGGATGGCAGAGTATCGAAGTGCCTTCCGATTGGCAAATGAAGGGGTTTGGTGTCCCTATCTACACGAATGTGAAGTACCCGTTTGAGAAAAATCCTCCATACATTCAAAAGCACTACAATCCTGTAGGATCCTACAAGAAGAAATTTGAGTTACCAAAGGAGTGGAAGAATAGAAAAGTGATACTCCATTTTGGAGCAGTCAACTCCGCATTCATTGTTTGGATTAATGGACATCAGGTAGGTATTGGCAAAGGATCAAAAACGCCAAGAGAGTTTGATGTAACTGAGTATTTGAAAAAGGGAAGCAATGATATTTCCGTTCAGGTGTATAGATGGAATGATGGTAGTTACCTGGAGGATCAGGATATGTGGAGGTTAAGTGGCATAGAGCGCGATGTGTACTTGAGAGCACTTCCTGAGACATACTTGAGCGATTGGTTTATTAAAACTGAGCTTTCGGACGATTATAAAAATGCAAAGTTAAGCTTGGAAACTACTTGGAGTGGAGAGTTGACAGGAGCCAAAGTTGAGCTAGCCTTGCTAAATCCAAAGGGAGAAGAAGTGCTAAAAAAACAGTACAATATTGAGAGAGAGTTAGTCATCGAAGAATCTATTATATCTCCACAGCTGTGGTCTGCTGAGAAACCTAACTTGTATCAACTACAACTACAGGTAACCAAAGGAAAAGCAGTAAGCTACCTAGGACAGTCTATAGGATTTAGAAAAGTAGAAATCAAGAACAAGCAGCTGATGGTAAATGGCCAGCCGATCCTAATAAAAGGAGTCAATAGGCATGAGCATGACGAGTATGAGGGACATGTCGTATCCAGAGACGATATGCTGGCCGATGTGTTATTGATGAAACAACACAATATCAATGCGGTACGGACGAGTCACTACCCTAATGATCCTTACTGGTATGAACTCTGTGATAAATATGGTTTATATGTTGTTGATGAAGCCAATATTGAAAGCCATGCCATGGGGAGCTTGTGGAATGATGGTTATTCCCTAGATAAAACTTTGGGAAACAACCCTAAATGGAAAGAAGCACATCTAAATCGGGTTAAGCGTATGGTAGAACGTGATAAAAACCATCCGTCTGTCATCATTTGGTCCTTGGGCAATGAAGCAGGATCTGGAAAGAACTTTGAGGATGCAGCCCAATGGATCAAATCCAGGGATAACTCAAGACCTGTACAATACGAGCAAGCTTGGACAGAGTCATATACAGATATTGTTGTGCCTATGTATTATAGGATTAATGACATGCAAGAATATTTGACCCTTGGTGATGACCGTCCTTTTATACTGTGTGAGTATATGCATGCCATGGGAAATAGTGTAGGTAACATCATCGATTACTGGGATTTAATAGAGAGTGAACCACAGCTACAAGGCGGTTTTATATGGGATTGGATGGATCAGGGCTTGAAAGGCAAAACTACAAATGGCGAAGATTACTTCTATGGGGGGGATTTTGGCCCAGCAGATGTGCCCAGTGATAAGGATTTTTGCTTGAATGGTTTGATTTTTCCGGACCGTAGTATCAAACCTGCTTTATTGGAAGTTGAACGAGTATATCAGAATGTAAAGTTCAAAAATTGGGAAATAGGGAAGGCTGAGGTGAGCTGTGACATTTTCAATTATTATGCCTTCACTGATGCTAACGAGTTAGATTTTGAATATCAGATATTAGCCGATGGCAAAGTAGTGAGTGAAGGGAAATGGGATATAGGCAATATTGTTCCCAATAAGCATAAAAATGCTGTCTTGGCTTTACCAAAAGCAAGTCAGCAAGATCAAGAACTTTTACTGAATATATTGGTGAGCCGTAAAGACTCCTTACCAGGCTTAAGTGCAGGGAAAGTGGTCGCCAGACATCAACAGGCTCTCTCAGGTTATAAGGCATATGCTCATGAAGTAACTAGTTCTGAGGATTTTCGAACCTATGAGAATGAGGAAAAGTTATGTGTATTTGGAGATAGGTTCTCTGCAGCTTTTTCGAAGAAATCAGGGTTACTTATCGAATACACTTATGATAGTGAATCTTTTTTAAAACAACCACTCTCTCCTAATTTTTGGAGGAATCCGACCAATAATGACCGAGGCTATCAAATGCAGAATAGTTATGCAATGTGGCGAGGTACTGACAGCCAATTGACGCGATTTACTTACAATCAGCTGTCAGATGGAATTCTGGAAGTAATGGCTTCATTAAGTTATATGGATGGTGCAGTACATACGGAGATCAAATATGTGATTGGAGGTGATGGTAGTGTGGCTGTAGATTTTACTATGGTTAAGTCCACTGACTTACCAGATATTCCTCGAGTAGGTATGCGTATGCAATTGCCCATCGAATATGCTAATGTAAATTGGTATGGAAGAGGCCCGGTTGAAAATTATATAGACAGAATGCAAGCAGCTGATATAGGCTTATATCATGCAAAGGTAAAGGATCTCGAGACACCCTATATCGTTCCTCAGGAGAATGGAAATCGAACGGATACCAGATGGTTACAAATACTGAATTCAAGCGGGAAGGGATTAAAGATCATTGGAAAGCAACCGCTGGAATTTAGTGCTCACAACTATACTTTGGAAGACCTCGATGATTTTCCTGAACATAGGTTTGAGCTGCCTCGAAGAGCTTTAGTTGAATTGAATATTGATTTAAAACAGCAAGGAGTAGGCGGTGATAATAGTTGGGGTTACAAGCCTCTGAAAAAGTATCGACTAAGTCAAGACACTTACAGCTATGGATTTATAATAATACCACAAGGCTAA
- a CDS encoding hybrid sensor histidine kinase/response regulator transcription factor, with amino-acid sequence MMKWFSVLIVSFLLSQPFLLASTGEKEELFVQYKFHRLNEDQGLLNNVVIDIAQDTLGQIWVATERGLFRYQGSKFQVYLRDDSLDHSLPNNYVSDILVDNQNNIWIMTGSGVGKYDYVSDEIIRFKPDKVDGPVTSMVIDNRGNRYFGLYNGGIIRSNGDIEWLDLRDEVSGINFSNYPTLHMSILDAHLWAVVGNKGLVRKGLESGRLDYLPPEMFNEKSSINIYGMFADHRGVLWVLVEGGLYKIWEKEDTGAFVVEPVLQDILPKDDYLSLYEDGDKQIWTGTRQNGMFSFKNLEDLSKADVKHFGVSNNESGLSYRTISKIFQDDNQLFWLGTHNGGINVFDPRGEQVRHLTHKANMPSSLNFNNVWGISSSVSDDVMWVGTDGKGLNILNTKTEQIKLAEWKEIEDVAILCLKEDARKRLWVGTYQNGLFLVDLQTDQVTHFTAGGINGDLKVNDIRAIYESRDGSIFIGTNHGGAYHYNEDSKKLDWIRVTDGYDVRAITMVSGDMLWLGTYRGGLLSYHLPTGRLNEYPLSQGEIKGAVVIFDLVADQDTLWLGTREKGLVCFDMQSKEYKEGIPGLTNLAISALEMDSNGYLWMSSSIGVFAFDKTSGGIYTFDSNDGFQKGHFNYGSILYSNGFMAIGGINGLNLFYPNELTAEETTDRVVLNEFRVLDHKATPLNSEIFPKGKSIFLTDKVELSHSDNVFSIGFSIPGFNTKKQNEYTFKLEGFESEWQTTGYLNEVTYRNVPPGVYSFKVKRLRDENVSKELAIIIHPPIWRTWQAYLLYGIVFILLLWWYIRFNNSRLLLKQNLEFEQALREREHSSMQEKLRFYTNFSHELKTPLTLIQGPVNDLIKKETNEATLYYLHLIKKNTSILLKFIGRMLEFRKIEMNKTVLNVGYHDLNVLGQEEAESFTHLAKEKGVILGFYCEQDLYAWVDIEKIQIVLSNLLSNAIKFSPEGRVIKFGMFHKRDEVVVEVKDQAGGIDQKELEHIFSPFYQASNSIGSGGTGIGLALCKSFIELHHGEITVDSEQGQGTAFTVRLKKDKEHFKTSDYVRFIEVKNDEHDIEPEFEVLLEKGGVTGVNTSDKVILIVDDNVDITTYVQTLFEDKYRVIACDNARDAFDIAMESIPDLIISDLMMPDIDGMKFCHMIKENSATSHIPFIMLTAKNSNVSKIEGFESGADDYITKPFSSDLLKVRVNNLLSSRKLLQLKYTSHDLFDNSPNSSSKEMEFILNVESTIHSMMESAEFSVPDLCKELGMGQNSLYRKIKNLTGDTIQLFIRKIKIKRAAQLLVAEDMTVTEVAFAVDFSDLKYFRKCFKEQFGIAPSEYKNKFSKEMSKEDINRMLNSR; translated from the coding sequence ATGATGAAATGGTTTTCCGTTCTAATAGTATCCTTTCTTTTATCTCAGCCTTTTCTTTTAGCGAGTACTGGGGAAAAGGAAGAACTGTTTGTTCAGTATAAATTTCATCGTTTAAACGAAGACCAAGGCCTACTTAATAATGTAGTAATTGACATAGCCCAAGATACATTGGGACAAATATGGGTAGCTACAGAAAGAGGGTTGTTTAGATATCAAGGGTCTAAATTTCAGGTTTATTTGAGGGATGATTCACTTGATCACTCACTGCCAAATAATTACGTAAGTGATATTTTGGTTGATAATCAAAATAACATCTGGATTATGACAGGTTCTGGTGTTGGTAAGTATGATTATGTCAGTGATGAAATCATTCGGTTCAAACCGGATAAAGTAGATGGCCCCGTGACCTCTATGGTTATTGACAATAGAGGAAATCGATACTTTGGTTTATACAATGGTGGGATTATTAGATCTAATGGTGATATCGAGTGGCTTGATCTAAGAGATGAAGTTTCAGGGATCAATTTTTCTAATTACCCAACTCTTCATATGTCCATTCTTGATGCCCATTTATGGGCAGTAGTGGGGAACAAAGGTTTAGTTAGGAAGGGTTTAGAGAGTGGAAGATTGGATTATTTACCTCCTGAAATGTTTAATGAAAAAAGCAGCATTAATATCTACGGTATGTTTGCAGATCACCGTGGCGTTTTGTGGGTATTGGTCGAAGGAGGGCTCTACAAAATTTGGGAAAAAGAGGATACTGGAGCTTTTGTTGTTGAGCCTGTATTACAAGATATATTGCCCAAGGATGACTACCTCAGTTTGTATGAAGATGGTGATAAACAGATATGGACAGGTACTCGTCAAAATGGAATGTTTTCATTCAAAAACCTTGAAGATTTATCAAAGGCAGACGTTAAACATTTTGGAGTATCCAACAATGAAAGTGGTCTATCGTATCGAACAATTAGTAAAATCTTCCAAGATGACAACCAACTTTTTTGGTTGGGGACACACAATGGAGGGATTAATGTTTTCGATCCTAGAGGTGAGCAAGTGAGGCACCTTACTCATAAAGCAAACATGCCTTCGTCATTAAACTTTAATAATGTCTGGGGAATATCTTCTAGTGTTTCGGACGATGTGATGTGGGTAGGTACTGATGGTAAGGGACTAAATATCCTTAATACTAAGACAGAACAAATCAAATTGGCAGAGTGGAAAGAAATAGAAGATGTAGCTATTCTTTGCCTTAAGGAGGATGCCAGGAAGAGACTATGGGTGGGTACTTATCAAAACGGTCTATTTCTGGTGGATTTACAAACAGACCAAGTTACGCACTTTACCGCAGGAGGTATTAATGGAGATCTCAAAGTCAATGACATTAGAGCTATCTATGAATCTAGAGATGGGTCAATCTTTATAGGAACCAACCATGGTGGGGCATATCACTACAATGAAGACAGTAAAAAGCTAGATTGGATTCGAGTTACAGATGGCTATGATGTTAGAGCGATTACCATGGTGTCGGGAGATATGCTTTGGTTGGGAACATACAGAGGAGGTTTATTGTCCTATCACTTACCTACTGGGAGGTTAAATGAGTACCCATTGTCTCAAGGAGAAATTAAAGGTGCTGTAGTGATCTTTGACTTAGTAGCGGATCAAGACACACTTTGGCTGGGTACAAGAGAAAAGGGATTGGTTTGTTTTGATATGCAAAGCAAGGAATATAAAGAAGGAATCCCAGGACTAACCAATCTTGCGATTTCAGCCTTAGAAATGGATAGCAACGGATATCTTTGGATGAGTAGTTCCATTGGAGTATTTGCTTTTGACAAAACTTCTGGAGGTATTTATACATTTGACAGTAATGATGGCTTCCAAAAAGGTCATTTTAATTATGGCTCGATATTGTATTCCAATGGATTTATGGCCATTGGGGGAATTAATGGTTTGAATCTTTTTTATCCAAACGAGTTAACAGCGGAAGAAACAACTGACCGAGTTGTACTTAATGAGTTTAGGGTTTTAGATCATAAAGCAACCCCACTAAATTCTGAGATTTTCCCAAAAGGAAAGAGTATTTTCTTAACTGATAAGGTAGAGTTGTCACATTCAGATAACGTTTTTTCCATCGGGTTCTCAATTCCTGGTTTCAATACAAAAAAGCAAAATGAATATACTTTCAAACTTGAAGGGTTCGAGTCGGAATGGCAGACCACAGGTTATCTCAATGAAGTAACATATAGAAATGTTCCACCAGGTGTATATAGCTTTAAAGTGAAAAGGCTGAGGGACGAGAATGTTTCAAAGGAGTTGGCCATAATAATTCACCCCCCTATATGGCGTACATGGCAAGCATATTTACTTTACGGAATAGTATTCATTCTCTTACTGTGGTGGTATATACGCTTCAATAATAGTCGACTTTTGCTTAAGCAGAATCTGGAGTTTGAACAAGCCCTAAGAGAACGTGAACACAGTTCTATGCAGGAGAAATTACGGTTTTACACTAATTTTTCTCATGAGTTAAAGACACCTCTTACTTTGATACAAGGGCCAGTAAATGATCTTATTAAAAAAGAGACTAATGAAGCTACCCTGTACTACCTCCATTTGATTAAAAAGAACACCTCTATCCTCCTCAAATTTATTGGTCGAATGCTTGAGTTTCGGAAGATAGAAATGAATAAAACGGTTCTCAATGTGGGCTACCATGATCTTAATGTTTTGGGTCAAGAAGAAGCAGAGAGTTTTACCCATTTAGCTAAAGAGAAAGGTGTAATATTAGGTTTTTATTGCGAACAGGACTTGTATGCTTGGGTAGATATTGAGAAAATTCAAATTGTGTTAAGTAACCTTTTGTCAAATGCAATTAAGTTTTCACCAGAAGGCAGGGTTATTAAGTTTGGTATGTTTCATAAGAGGGATGAAGTTGTCGTGGAGGTAAAGGATCAGGCGGGAGGAATAGACCAAAAGGAACTAGAACATATTTTTTCTCCTTTCTATCAGGCGAGTAATTCAATTGGTTCAGGTGGTACCGGTATAGGCCTGGCTCTTTGTAAGAGTTTTATTGAATTACACCATGGCGAAATTACAGTTGATAGTGAACAAGGACAGGGGACTGCTTTTACCGTTCGATTGAAGAAGGACAAAGAGCATTTCAAAACAAGTGATTACGTTCGTTTTATTGAGGTTAAAAATGACGAACATGATATTGAGCCAGAATTTGAAGTATTGCTAGAGAAGGGAGGGGTTACAGGGGTTAACACTTCAGATAAAGTTATCCTTATTGTTGATGACAATGTAGATATCACGACCTATGTACAGACCTTGTTTGAAGATAAGTATAGGGTAATTGCTTGCGATAATGCTAGAGATGCATTTGACATTGCAATGGAAAGCATTCCTGACTTGATTATCTCAGATTTAATGATGCCAGATATAGATGGTATGAAATTTTGTCACATGATAAAAGAGAATTCGGCTACTAGTCACATACCTTTTATCATGCTAACAGCTAAAAACTCAAACGTTTCTAAGATAGAGGGGTTTGAGTCTGGGGCTGATGATTATATTACCAAACCTTTTAGTTCAGACCTGTTAAAAGTACGAGTAAATAATTTACTCAGTAGCAGAAAACTGTTACAACTAAAATATACCAGCCATGATCTTTTCGACAATAGCCCCAATTCATCTTCCAAAGAAATGGAGTTCATCCTAAACGTAGAATCAACCATCCATTCTATGATGGAGTCTGCGGAGTTCAGTGTGCCTGATTTGTGTAAAGAGCTTGGAATGGGGCAGAATTCACTTTATCGAAAGATCAAGAATCTAACTGGTGATACCATACAGCTGTTTATTAGAAAAATTAAGATCAAAAGAGCTGCTCAGTTACTTGTTGCTGAGGATATGACAGTAACTGAAGTTGCATTTGCAGTGGATTTCAGTGATTTGAAATATTTTCGGAAGTGTTTTAAAGAACAATTCGGGATCGCTCCTTCTGAATACAAAAACAAGTTTTCTAAAGAAATGTCCAAGGAGGATATCAACAGAATGTTGAATAGCCGTTAG